A window from Sceloporus undulatus isolate JIND9_A2432 ecotype Alabama chromosome 8, SceUnd_v1.1, whole genome shotgun sequence encodes these proteins:
- the LOC121937454 gene encoding endothelial cell-selective adhesion molecule-like: MERYRLQESMSFFWHGRILLPLLHLAFLFMGFLAKAPPGSSLIQTPASLNVLEGSTLNMSCTFNGNITSKWFLKWFHCKNGNQVELKNSNPRVNITSKKDPPFSCLILDRADIDDSGIYQCRIGDLKNHNLYRNETEVIVNEITDLMVNQTPKHLNKLEGENVTLKCNFRTVSNLSTMYVRWKKNTTELSNGMGPYRITEDLEKGFTSLTILNAEKSNSGVYKCEVGSSLRNRSGSGDGSYLVVTEHTKQLDPETATENAGTRFGLSAGAGAGAGTFLLLLLLLLGILVWIYTKKKRAKSTPGVRLNTEAVPTEEVKKHPPATNQVSDVTYVDLNFHRREVQPATEVIYAEVRSRSKQ; encoded by the exons ATGGAAAGATACCGGCTGCAAGAGAGCATGAGCTTCTTCTGGCATGGAAGAATCCTTCTGCCGTTGCTGCATTTGGCTTTCCTGTTTATGG GATTCCTAGCAAAGGCACCTCCAGGCTCTTCATTGATCCAGACCCCAGCCTCTCTGAATGTCCTGGAAGGATCAACACTGAATATGTCATGCACATTCAATGGAAATATCACTAGCAAATGGTTTTTAAAGTGGTTTCACTGTAAAAATGGTAATCAAGTGGAATTAAAGAACTCAAACCCTCGAGTTAATATAACTTCAAAGAAAGACCCCCCATTTAGTTGTCTCATTCTGGACAGAGCTGATATAGATGATTCTGGAATATACCAATGTCGTATTGGTGACTTAAAGAACCACAACCTTTACCGTAATGAGACAGAAGTCATTGTTAATG aGATTACCGATTTGATGGTGAACCAGACTCCCAAACATCTCAATAAATTGGAAGGGGAAAATGTCACCCTCAAGTGTAACTTCAGGACCGTCAGCAATCTCAGCACCATGTATGTTCGGTGGAAGAAAAATACGACGGAGTTGAGCAATGGAATGGGCCCATACAGAATCACTGAGGATCTGGAAAAGGGATTTACCTCCCTCACAATCCTGAATGCTGAGAAGAGCAATTCTGGAGTCTACAAATGCGAAGTGGGGAGCAGCTTAAGGAATCGATCAGGATCAGGAGATGGATCTTATCTGGTTGTTACTG AACATACCAAGCAGCTGGATCCGGAAACTGCGACGGAAAATGCTGGTACCAGATTCGGACTTAGCGCCGGGGCTGGAGCCGGAGCaggcaccttcctcctcctcctcttgctgctaTTAGGCATCTTAGTTTGGATATACACCAAGAAGAAGAGAGCCAAAA GCACTCCAGGAGTGAGATTGAATACAGAGGCTGTTCCAACTGAAGAAGTCAAAAAG CATCCGCCTGCTACCAACCAAGTGAGTGATGTAACCTATGTGGATCTCAACTTCCACAGAAGGGAAGTGCAACCAGCTACTGAAGTCATTTATGCAGAAGTGAGAAGCAGGTCAAAACAGTAA
- the LOC121914694 gene encoding C-C motif chemokine 4 homolog — protein MANLKKVLLVAFLLALSYQYIAEAAGPSSPRDCCFAYWDKRPLRIRNIASYYSTDSECNLKAIVFVMKNGKQICVNSAETWVQRALPNLNEMK, from the exons ATGGCAAATCTGAAGAAGGTCCTTCTGGTCGCTTTCCTCCTGGCTCTCTCTTATCAATATATAGCAG AAGCAGCGGGTCCCAGCTCTCCCAGGGATTGTTGCTTTGCCTATTGGGACAAAAGACCTCTTCGCATTAGGAACATAGCCTCTTACTACTCGACTGACTCTGAATGCAACCTGAAGGCAATTGT gTTTGTTATGAAGAACGGCAAGCAGATCTGCGTGAATTCAGCTGAGACTTGGGTTCAAAGGGCACTGCCCAATTTGAATGAAATGAAGTAG
- the CX3CL1 gene encoding fractalkine isoform X1 — protein sequence MPGQASLMGLAALALTLAWVVLIPAVAGEPEVGKNCPKECLPTDFASKPIPAKKLQSYEKITCKGKTAVILLTKMNRSFCARPEEKWVQSAMKQLDLRNASPPSKTSTPVAEKPGVFDKFSKDAVTTLAPTLGHDHPIGTVAYRTSTQFPERRTIIPDRSVVNTTPVGPEATSQRPPEKSGVGATFKPGKTDQTHGSGTTRGLATSPTFIGTQRTANGSSGVQNYTRSSLQPTVHPSSSSSHITDSVEKGMVPSATSTMFLTSPSVPTSVLGTGDKLQTTTGLTNWFQTDQSSTRSSMDGNNTRPINVEDRSDGMRNSSVAFGGTSGIPSSTEASFVSELPASQPTSGFHQENVNEKSRAQATTYSPEVTLALFPGGLAGYRTHIISLVGAGLLFVASAVVGWLWMKSSLSATTLSKEMVEGLLYNSPNSQTDEHAMRIL from the exons ATGCCAGGGCAAGCCTCCCTGATGGGACTGGCAGCCCTGGCCCTGACATTGGCCTGGGTAGTGCTCATTCCAGCTGTGGCAG GAGAACCTGAAGTGGGGAAAAACTGCCCCAAAGAATGTCTTCCCACTGATTTCGCATCAAAACCAATTCCTGCAAAGAAACTGCAAAGCTATGAGAAGATCACATGCAAAGGGAAGACGGCGGTGAT aTTGCTTACTAAGATGAATCGGAGCTTCTGCGCCAGACCTGAGGAGAAATGGGTGCAATCTGCTATGAAGCAACTGGATTTAAGAAATGCCTCTCCGCCTTCAAAGACCAGCACTCCAGTGGCAGAAAAGCCAGGCGTGTTTGACAAGTTCTCCAAAGATGCTGTCACCACATTAGCTCCAACTTTGGGTCATGATCATCCCATTGGAACGGTGGCCTACAGAACATCAACACAGTTTCCCGAGAGGAGAACAATAATTCCTGACCGCTCTGTTGTGAATACCACACCGGTGGGACCAGAGGCCACATCTCAAAGACCCCCAGAAAAGTCTGGCGTTGGAGCCACTTTTAAGCCTGGAAAGACAGACCAGACACATGGCTCTGGAACCACTCGTGGTTTGGCGACCTCTCCTACGTTCATAGGAACTCAGAGGACCGCTAATGGTAGCTCTGGGGTGCAAAATTATACAAGGTCTTCTCTACAACCGACCGTCCATCCATCCAGCTCAAGCAGCCATATTACAGACTCTGTTGAGAAAGGCATGGTGCCTTCTGCCACATCAACCATGTTCCTCACTTCTCCCAGTGTGCCGACTTCAGTTCTGGGCACAGGTGACAAGCTTCAAACCACTACCGGACTCACAAACTGGTTTCAAACTGACCAGTCCAGCACACGCTCCAGTATGGATGGAAACAACACCAGGCCCATCAACGTTGAAGACAGGAGTGATGGAATGAGGAACTCATCTGTTGCTTTTGGAGGGACATCAGGAATCCCTTCATCAACTGAAGCAAGCTTTGTTTCTGAACTGCCGGCTTCTCAACCAACTTCGGGGTTTCACCAGGAAAATGTCAATGAAAAGAGCAGGGCCCAGGCAACAACCTACAGCCCCGAGGTGACATTGGCCTTGTTTCCGGGGGGCCTGGCTGGGTACCGGACTCACATCATCTCCTTGGTGGGTGCTGGCCTTCTCTTCGTTGCCTCTGCTGTTGTTGGATGGCTGTGGATGAAGAGCAGTCTATCTGCAACCACTTTATCCAAGGAAATGGTGGAAGGCCTGTTGTACAATTCACCCAACTCTCAAACTGACGAACATGCCATGAGGATTCTTTGA
- the CX3CL1 gene encoding fractalkine isoform X2, whose protein sequence is MPGQASLMGLAALALTLAWVVLIPAVAGEPEVGKNCPKECLPTDFASKPIPAKKLQSYEKITCKGKTAVILLTKMNRSFCARPEEKWVQSAMKQLDLRNASPPSKTSTPVTTLAPTLGHDHPIGTVAYRTSTQFPERRTIIPDRSVVNTTPVGPEATSQRPPEKSGVGATFKPGKTDQTHGSGTTRGLATSPTFIGTQRTANGSSGVQNYTRSSLQPTVHPSSSSSHITDSVEKGMVPSATSTMFLTSPSVPTSVLGTGDKLQTTTGLTNWFQTDQSSTRSSMDGNNTRPINVEDRSDGMRNSSVAFGGTSGIPSSTEASFVSELPASQPTSGFHQENVNEKSRAQATTYSPEVTLALFPGGLAGYRTHIISLVGAGLLFVASAVVGWLWMKSSLSATTLSKEMVEGLLYNSPNSQTDEHAMRIL, encoded by the exons ATGCCAGGGCAAGCCTCCCTGATGGGACTGGCAGCCCTGGCCCTGACATTGGCCTGGGTAGTGCTCATTCCAGCTGTGGCAG GAGAACCTGAAGTGGGGAAAAACTGCCCCAAAGAATGTCTTCCCACTGATTTCGCATCAAAACCAATTCCTGCAAAGAAACTGCAAAGCTATGAGAAGATCACATGCAAAGGGAAGACGGCGGTGAT aTTGCTTACTAAGATGAATCGGAGCTTCTGCGCCAGACCTGAGGAGAAATGGGTGCAATCTGCTATGAAGCAACTGGATTTAAGAAATGCCTCTCCGCCTTCAAAGACCAGCACTCCA GTCACCACATTAGCTCCAACTTTGGGTCATGATCATCCCATTGGAACGGTGGCCTACAGAACATCAACACAGTTTCCCGAGAGGAGAACAATAATTCCTGACCGCTCTGTTGTGAATACCACACCGGTGGGACCAGAGGCCACATCTCAAAGACCCCCAGAAAAGTCTGGCGTTGGAGCCACTTTTAAGCCTGGAAAGACAGACCAGACACATGGCTCTGGAACCACTCGTGGTTTGGCGACCTCTCCTACGTTCATAGGAACTCAGAGGACCGCTAATGGTAGCTCTGGGGTGCAAAATTATACAAGGTCTTCTCTACAACCGACCGTCCATCCATCCAGCTCAAGCAGCCATATTACAGACTCTGTTGAGAAAGGCATGGTGCCTTCTGCCACATCAACCATGTTCCTCACTTCTCCCAGTGTGCCGACTTCAGTTCTGGGCACAGGTGACAAGCTTCAAACCACTACCGGACTCACAAACTGGTTTCAAACTGACCAGTCCAGCACACGCTCCAGTATGGATGGAAACAACACCAGGCCCATCAACGTTGAAGACAGGAGTGATGGAATGAGGAACTCATCTGTTGCTTTTGGAGGGACATCAGGAATCCCTTCATCAACTGAAGCAAGCTTTGTTTCTGAACTGCCGGCTTCTCAACCAACTTCGGGGTTTCACCAGGAAAATGTCAATGAAAAGAGCAGGGCCCAGGCAACAACCTACAGCCCCGAGGTGACATTGGCCTTGTTTCCGGGGGGCCTGGCTGGGTACCGGACTCACATCATCTCCTTGGTGGGTGCTGGCCTTCTCTTCGTTGCCTCTGCTGTTGTTGGATGGCTGTGGATGAAGAGCAGTCTATCTGCAACCACTTTATCCAAGGAAATGGTGGAAGGCCTGTTGTACAATTCACCCAACTCTCAAACTGACGAACATGCCATGAGGATTCTTTGA